The following are encoded together in the Gemmatimonadaceae bacterium genome:
- the gnd gene encoding decarboxylating 6-phosphogluconate dehydrogenase: MQMAMIGLGRMGGNMVERLMRKGHQTVVWDRSMDVVGKYQTMGATAARDLADLVSKLKTPRVVWIMVPAGAPVDDTIETLVPSLTKGDIIIDGGNSNFHDTMRRAASLAKRGIEFVDSGTSGGIWGLENGYCLMVGGTERAVKQCEPIFLALAPENGYAHVGPTGAGHYVKMVHNGIEYALLQGYAEGYEILNNSKDFPELDLHQIAEVWQHGSVVRSWLNELAAAAFSRDPSLSALKGFVADSGEGRWTVQEAIDTDTPAPVITLSLIMRFRSRQPDTFAGKVIAALRNEFGGHAVTKS, encoded by the coding sequence ATGCAAATGGCAATGATCGGCCTCGGCCGAATGGGCGGGAACATGGTCGAGCGCCTGATGCGAAAGGGACATCAGACGGTGGTCTGGGATCGGAGTATGGACGTCGTCGGCAAGTACCAGACGATGGGCGCGACGGCAGCAAGGGATCTGGCCGATCTCGTCTCCAAGCTGAAGACGCCGCGCGTCGTCTGGATCATGGTCCCGGCGGGCGCACCGGTCGACGATACGATCGAGACGCTCGTGCCGAGCCTAACGAAGGGCGATATCATCATCGACGGCGGCAACTCGAATTTCCACGACACGATGCGACGCGCGGCATCACTCGCGAAGCGCGGCATCGAGTTCGTCGACAGCGGCACCAGTGGCGGGATCTGGGGACTCGAGAACGGCTATTGTCTGATGGTCGGCGGCACGGAGCGAGCGGTGAAACAGTGCGAGCCGATCTTCCTCGCGCTCGCGCCGGAGAATGGATACGCGCACGTCGGGCCGACGGGCGCCGGCCACTACGTCAAGATGGTGCATAACGGGATCGAGTACGCGCTGCTGCAGGGCTACGCCGAGGGTTATGAGATCCTCAACAACTCCAAAGACTTCCCGGAACTCGACCTGCATCAGATTGCCGAGGTGTGGCAGCATGGCAGCGTGGTGCGATCGTGGCTGAACGAGCTCGCCGCGGCAGCCTTCAGCCGCGATCCGTCGCTCTCCGCTCTCAAGGGATTCGTCGCCGACTCGGGTGAAGGGCGATGGACGGTGCAGGAGGCGATCGACACCGACACGCCGGCGCCCGTCATCACGCTGTCGCTCATCATGCGCTTCCGCTCTCGCCAGCCGGATACGTTCGCGGGCAAGGTGATCGCGGCGTTGCGCAATGAGTTCGGTGGCCACGCGGTGACGAAGTCATGA
- a CDS encoding RNB domain-containing ribonuclease, translating into MKTQNHAVSIDFAQVAQRVLRENGFDPEFDSGVDEQVAATTQPAKADGGLRDLRDRLWSSIDNTESRDLDQIEVAEASGNGAIRILVAIADVDALVAKHTPADQHAEENSTSVYTGVRVYPMLPEQFSTNLTSLNENADRVAVVIENTVEQNGDVSKFDVYRAVVRNKAQLAYDDTGRWLENTSGGTVQPPEKVAKTSGLAAQLRLQWDAAQRLKKERERNGALDLETIEATPVAKDGRVVDLTLTHKSAARDLIEDFMIASNVAIAKWLEARGRSGIRRIVREPERWGRIVELASQYGETLPREPDSLSLAQFLAKRHAADPLRFPDLSLAIVKLMGPGAYALDRPGKDPGGHFGLAAHDYSHATAPNRRYADLITQRLVKAALANTAAPYSDDDLGQLAQHCTEREDAARKVERTMRKVGAAIMLADHIGEKYDAIVTGRSSSGTYVRLLHPPAEGRVVRGEKGMDVGDRVTVRLIGTDAEKGWIDFEGVK; encoded by the coding sequence GTGAAGACTCAGAATCACGCTGTCTCCATCGATTTCGCGCAGGTCGCTCAGCGGGTGCTGCGCGAAAATGGCTTCGATCCCGAATTTGACTCCGGCGTCGACGAACAGGTCGCGGCGACGACGCAACCGGCGAAAGCGGATGGCGGCTTGCGCGATCTCCGTGACCGGCTCTGGTCCTCCATCGACAACACCGAATCGCGTGATCTCGACCAGATCGAAGTAGCGGAAGCCTCGGGCAATGGCGCGATTCGAATCCTTGTTGCCATCGCCGACGTCGACGCCCTCGTGGCGAAGCACACGCCGGCCGATCAGCACGCCGAGGAGAACTCGACTTCCGTGTACACGGGCGTGCGGGTGTACCCGATGTTGCCGGAACAGTTCTCGACCAATCTCACCTCGCTCAACGAGAACGCCGATCGCGTCGCCGTCGTGATCGAGAACACCGTCGAGCAAAATGGAGACGTGTCGAAATTCGACGTGTACCGAGCTGTCGTGCGCAACAAGGCGCAGCTCGCCTACGACGACACCGGGCGGTGGCTCGAGAATACGAGCGGCGGCACGGTACAGCCGCCGGAAAAGGTCGCAAAGACCTCGGGTCTCGCCGCGCAGCTCCGACTGCAGTGGGACGCGGCGCAGCGGCTGAAAAAGGAGCGCGAACGGAATGGCGCGCTCGACCTCGAGACGATCGAGGCAACGCCGGTCGCGAAAGACGGGCGCGTCGTCGACCTCACGCTGACGCACAAGAGTGCGGCGCGCGATCTCATCGAGGACTTCATGATCGCGTCGAACGTCGCGATCGCGAAATGGCTCGAGGCGCGCGGCCGTTCCGGCATTCGCCGCATCGTACGTGAGCCGGAGCGATGGGGACGCATCGTCGAGCTGGCGTCGCAGTACGGCGAGACGCTGCCACGAGAGCCGGACTCACTCTCGCTCGCCCAATTCCTCGCCAAGCGGCACGCGGCCGATCCGCTGCGCTTTCCCGATCTCTCGCTCGCGATCGTGAAGCTCATGGGCCCGGGTGCGTACGCGCTCGATCGACCGGGGAAGGATCCTGGCGGGCATTTCGGCCTCGCCGCGCACGATTACTCGCACGCGACGGCACCCAATCGTCGTTATGCAGATCTGATCACGCAGCGTTTGGTGAAGGCGGCGCTTGCCAACACGGCGGCGCCATACAGCGACGACGATCTCGGTCAGCTCGCGCAGCACTGCACCGAGCGCGAGGACGCCGCTCGCAAGGTCGAGCGCACCATGCGCAAGGTTGGCGCGGCGATCATGCTCGCCGATCACATCGGGGAGAAGTACGACGCGATCGTGACCGGACGATCGTCGTCGGGTACGTACGTCCGGCTGCTGCATCCGCCGGCCGAGGGACGCGTCGTTAGGGGCGAGAAGGGAATGGATGTCGGGGATCGCGTCACGGTGCGGTTGATTGGCACCGATGCCGAGAAGGGATGGATCGACTTCGAGGGTGTCAAGTAG
- a CDS encoding HAD family phosphatase produces MSGINQLLFDIGGVLGSNGWDREQRGEAVERFGLDAEDFQYRHEETVGAFESGQISLDEYLDVTVFSRHRDFSRDDFKKFMLGLSTPWPESLDVVRRLRQNIRGRPTRVRLATLNNESRELNQHRIRHFGLCDLFDVFFSSCWLGVRKPTRQIYERVLGMTQADPQRSVFVDDREQNLAPARALGMKTIHFESAPQLAGALAELGFKL; encoded by the coding sequence ATGAGCGGGATCAACCAGCTGCTCTTCGACATCGGCGGCGTGCTCGGATCGAACGGCTGGGATCGCGAGCAGCGTGGCGAAGCCGTGGAACGCTTCGGTCTCGATGCCGAGGACTTTCAGTACCGGCACGAGGAGACGGTGGGCGCGTTCGAGTCGGGTCAGATTTCGCTTGACGAGTATCTCGACGTGACTGTGTTCTCGCGCCACCGCGATTTCTCCCGAGACGACTTCAAGAAGTTCATGCTCGGCCTGAGTACGCCGTGGCCGGAGAGCCTCGACGTGGTGCGCCGGTTGCGCCAGAATATCCGCGGGCGGCCGACGCGCGTGCGCCTCGCGACGCTCAATAACGAGTCGCGGGAGCTGAACCAGCATCGAATTCGCCACTTCGGGCTCTGCGATCTCTTCGATGTGTTTTTCAGTTCGTGCTGGCTCGGCGTGCGAAAGCCAACGCGGCAGATCTACGAGCGCGTGCTTGGCATGACACAGGCAGATCCGCAGCGCAGTGTGTTCGTCGATGATCGCGAGCAGAACCTCGCGCCGGCACGAGCGCTGGGTATGAAGACGATACACTTCGAGAGCGCGCCGCAGCTCGCGGGGGCGCTTGCCGAACTAGGATTCAAGCTTTAG
- a CDS encoding gluconokinase has translation MAAAPRIIVLMGPAGAGKTTVGEVLAESLGWRFLEADEFHSPENIERMKRGIGLTDADRAPWLRAIHDALRDLHARQVNVVLACSALKEQYRRALVPSEATDDVRFIYLRAPESMLRERLAQRSGHYAGPSLLASQLATLEEPHEALWLDASCEPAEIVRRIRHDLSLSR, from the coding sequence ATGGCTGCCGCGCCACGGATCATCGTGCTCATGGGACCTGCGGGCGCGGGAAAGACAACGGTTGGGGAGGTCCTCGCCGAGTCGTTAGGCTGGCGCTTCCTCGAGGCCGACGAGTTTCACTCGCCGGAAAACATCGAGCGGATGAAACGCGGCATAGGGCTGACGGATGCGGATCGCGCGCCGTGGCTCCGCGCGATACATGATGCGCTTCGCGATCTTCATGCACGGCAGGTGAACGTCGTCCTCGCCTGCTCAGCGTTGAAAGAACAGTATCGGCGCGCGCTCGTGCCGTCTGAAGCGACGGACGACGTACGATTCATATACCTCCGAGCGCCGGAGTCGATGCTGCGGGAAAGGCTTGCGCAGCGAAGCGGTCATTACGCCGGGCCGTCGCTCCTCGCGAGTCAACTCGCGACCCTCGAGGAGCCGCATGAGGCGTTGTGGCTCGATGCGTCGTGCGAGCCGGCGGAGATTGTCCGGCGCATTCGCCACGACCTCTCGCTCTCGAGGTGA
- a CDS encoding zf-TFIIB domain-containing protein yields the protein MQIQCPKCSAPMKTMQVEQTQIDRCTSCEGLWFDALEDADVHAKESIDLLDPPGAAARPGLNEQRRVDCPRCHQPMIRMLDRQTREVWYESCPICYGKFFDAGEFRAIQPRTLMDMLRSWVGGQSH from the coding sequence ATGCAGATCCAGTGTCCGAAGTGCAGCGCCCCGATGAAGACGATGCAGGTCGAGCAGACGCAGATCGATCGATGCACATCGTGCGAGGGGCTCTGGTTCGACGCGCTCGAGGATGCCGATGTGCACGCAAAGGAGAGCATCGATCTGCTCGATCCGCCGGGCGCCGCGGCGCGCCCGGGCCTCAACGAGCAGCGGCGTGTCGATTGCCCGCGCTGTCACCAGCCCATGATCCGTATGCTCGATCGGCAAACGCGCGAGGTATGGTACGAGTCGTGTCCGATCTGCTATGGCAAGTTCTTCGACGCGGGTGAGTTTCGCGCGATTCAGCCGCGCACGCTGATGGACATGCTTCGCAGCTGGGTGGGCGGCCAGTCGCACTAA
- a CDS encoding matrixin family metalloprotease, whose protein sequence is MQQGSVVLVTHGETSAEPNETVVAAGGRAYVWSRSGTLRLWVQPWTDKPGESIDHGKLVDEAVHAWMRSDVVRVVRVSWSLDADIRLYWSDRLPPSNPGVTMLYSSKTGKLTRADVFVSVQPAPWQIGSPNRVLYATIAHELGHALGLPHDPSASALMHPAPLVTSVTDEDLARLRALVRGP, encoded by the coding sequence ATGCAGCAAGGATCCGTGGTTCTGGTCACTCATGGCGAGACGTCCGCCGAGCCGAACGAGACGGTCGTTGCTGCCGGCGGACGCGCGTACGTGTGGTCGCGCTCTGGCACTCTGCGGCTTTGGGTTCAGCCCTGGACCGACAAGCCAGGTGAGTCAATCGACCACGGAAAACTCGTTGACGAGGCGGTACACGCCTGGATGCGCTCGGACGTGGTCCGCGTCGTGAGGGTGAGTTGGTCGCTGGATGCGGACATCCGGCTCTACTGGAGTGACCGGCTCCCGCCGAGCAATCCCGGCGTCACGATGCTCTACAGTAGTAAGACGGGTAAGCTCACGCGAGCCGACGTCTTTGTGTCAGTGCAACCAGCGCCCTGGCAGATCGGTTCTCCTAATCGCGTGCTGTACGCGACGATCGCGCATGAGCTCGGGCACGCGCTCGGGCTTCCTCACGATCCGTCGGCGAGCGCCTTGATGCATCCGGCGCCGCTGGTGACGTCCGTAACCGATGAAGACCTCGCACGTCTGCGCGCCCTTGTCCGCGGCCCATAG
- a CDS encoding cyclase family protein: MPRFFDISVPVMNGGVVYPGNPEIHIEAQQDMAKGGSSNVSLVSIGSHTGTHVDAPKHMIQGGAGVDAIPLDVLIGPAIVLAFDDDVMAVTEAYLRTQPIGGHERVLLKTRNSHFIRERNFHGDYTYLAPDGAEFLASLGVRLVGIDYLSIEQFHSGHHRTHKTLLSRNIVIVEGLDLSEPGPGTYELYCLPVLLAGIDGAPSRAVLFG; this comes from the coding sequence ATGCCACGCTTTTTCGACATCTCCGTACCCGTCATGAATGGCGGCGTCGTGTATCCGGGAAACCCCGAGATTCACATCGAGGCGCAGCAGGACATGGCGAAGGGTGGCAGCTCGAACGTGTCGCTCGTGTCGATCGGCTCACACACCGGAACGCACGTCGACGCGCCAAAGCACATGATTCAAGGCGGCGCGGGCGTCGACGCCATTCCGCTCGACGTGCTCATCGGACCGGCGATCGTCCTCGCGTTCGACGACGACGTCATGGCAGTGACGGAAGCGTATCTGCGCACGCAGCCGATTGGCGGTCATGAGCGCGTACTTTTGAAAACGCGAAACTCGCACTTCATTCGCGAGCGTAATTTCCATGGCGACTACACCTATCTCGCGCCGGACGGTGCGGAATTCCTCGCGTCACTCGGTGTGCGGCTCGTCGGGATCGATTATCTCTCGATCGAGCAGTTTCATTCGGGGCATCATCGCACGCACAAGACGCTGCTCTCGCGTAACATCGTGATCGTCGAGGGACTCGATCTCTCCGAGCCCGGTCCGGGCACCTATGAGCTGTACTGTCTTCCCGTGTTGCTCGCTGGAATCGACGGAGCTCCGTCGCGCGCGGTCTTGTTTGGATGA
- a CDS encoding Clp protease N-terminal domain-containing protein, translated as MDALEFSDRLRSVLTEAREEAARLQHEHVGTEHLLIALLSDTSRDGGAPPSLAGVVLDVLGVDRSKMKVVLEQTVLRGRVATSDDQLSYTSRAKAVLELAMAEARVSKAGTVDTQHLLLGLVREERGIAAQVLLDFGITVEKTRAELAKLS; from the coding sequence GTGGACGCACTCGAGTTCTCTGATCGATTACGCAGCGTGCTGACTGAGGCGCGTGAGGAGGCCGCGCGACTGCAACACGAGCATGTCGGCACCGAGCATCTGCTCATCGCCCTCCTCAGTGACACCAGCCGTGACGGTGGCGCGCCGCCGTCCCTCGCCGGTGTGGTACTCGACGTGCTCGGCGTCGATCGATCGAAAATGAAAGTGGTCCTCGAGCAGACCGTGCTCCGCGGCCGCGTGGCGACGTCGGATGACCAACTCTCGTACACGTCGCGCGCCAAAGCGGTACTCGAGCTCGCGATGGCCGAAGCGCGCGTCTCGAAGGCAGGAACCGTCGACACGCAGCACTTGCTGCTCGGACTCGTCCGGGAAGAGCGCGGAATTGCCGCCCAGGTGCTACTCGATTTCGGCATTACCGTCGAGAAGACGCGGGCGGAGTTGGCGAAGCTGAGCTGA
- the zwf gene encoding glucose-6-phosphate dehydrogenase, whose amino-acid sequence MSASAVITARPSVQISGIGPKRDRADPCTMVIFGAMGDLTKRKLMPALYELMKEGLVDADFAVLGVGRESCDNDDMFRARMREAIQQSDEVHGFDQSLWNSLCERLHYTCVELTDPKEYEKVGARLTEIEATRAAEDRNRLFYLAVPPSIFEPIVRNLSASGLAPRTKDASEQPWVRLVVEKPFGRDLQTATNLNELVLSLFGEHQVFRIDHYLGKETVQNVLVLRFANSIFEPLWNRQWIHHVQITASEDVGVGSRGRYYEEAGVVRDMFQNHLLQLLALTAMEPPYTMSAGAVRDEKVKVLKSVRWLDPKAIPRNAVRAQYRAGPIGGKLVCGYIEEKDVDPSSTTPTYAAVRLHVDNWRWNGVPFYLRSGKRMKKRVSEIAVTFRSPPHLMFGHQTREVLRPNTLVMRVQPDEGVNLNFEVKVPGAAVALTSEVEVAPVDMDFTYDEVFGETSAPAYETLLLDVMIGEATLFTRSDEVEAAWRVIDPLIRHWEENPPDQMPTYAAGTWGPREAEELIAKDGVRWRET is encoded by the coding sequence ATGAGCGCGAGCGCTGTCATCACGGCTCGACCGAGCGTCCAGATCAGCGGTATCGGACCGAAGCGTGACCGCGCCGATCCCTGCACCATGGTGATCTTCGGCGCGATGGGCGATCTCACGAAGCGCAAGCTCATGCCGGCGCTCTACGAGCTGATGAAGGAAGGACTCGTCGACGCGGACTTCGCGGTCCTCGGCGTCGGACGCGAGTCGTGCGACAACGACGACATGTTTCGCGCGCGCATGCGCGAGGCAATTCAACAGTCGGACGAAGTGCACGGGTTCGATCAGAGTTTGTGGAACTCGCTCTGCGAGCGTCTGCATTATACCTGTGTCGAGCTCACCGACCCCAAGGAGTACGAGAAAGTCGGCGCGCGGCTCACCGAGATCGAGGCGACGCGTGCGGCCGAGGATCGCAACCGTCTATTCTACCTCGCCGTGCCGCCGAGCATCTTCGAGCCGATTGTGCGCAATCTGTCGGCGAGCGGGCTGGCTCCGCGGACGAAGGATGCCTCCGAACAGCCATGGGTGCGCCTGGTCGTCGAAAAGCCCTTCGGTCGTGATCTCCAGACGGCGACGAATCTCAACGAGCTCGTCCTGAGCCTGTTCGGCGAGCACCAGGTCTTCCGCATCGATCACTACCTGGGCAAGGAAACCGTTCAGAACGTCCTCGTTTTGCGCTTCGCGAATTCGATCTTCGAGCCGCTCTGGAATCGGCAGTGGATCCATCACGTGCAGATCACCGCGTCCGAGGACGTCGGTGTCGGATCGCGCGGTCGCTATTACGAGGAAGCAGGCGTCGTTCGCGACATGTTCCAGAACCACCTGCTGCAGCTGCTCGCGCTCACGGCGATGGAGCCGCCGTACACGATGAGCGCGGGTGCGGTGCGCGACGAGAAGGTGAAGGTGCTCAAGTCGGTGCGCTGGCTCGATCCGAAGGCGATCCCGCGCAACGCGGTGCGGGCGCAGTACCGCGCCGGCCCGATCGGCGGAAAGCTGGTCTGCGGCTACATCGAGGAGAAAGATGTCGATCCGTCGTCGACGACGCCGACGTACGCGGCGGTGCGTCTGCACGTCGACAACTGGCGCTGGAATGGCGTGCCGTTCTACCTGCGATCCGGCAAGCGGATGAAAAAGCGCGTCTCGGAAATCGCCGTCACCTTCCGGTCGCCGCCGCATCTCATGTTCGGGCATCAGACGCGCGAAGTGCTTCGACCGAACACGCTCGTTATGCGCGTTCAGCCTGACGAGGGCGTGAACCTCAACTTCGAGGTCAAGGTGCCGGGCGCCGCGGTCGCGCTGACGTCCGAGGTCGAAGTCGCACCCGTCGACATGGATTTCACGTATGATGAAGTCTTCGGCGAGACGTCGGCGCCTGCCTACGAAACGCTGCTGCTCGATGTGATGATCGGCGAAGCAACACTCTTCACGCGGAGCGATGAAGTCGAGGCGGCGTGGCGTGTCATCGACCCGCTGATTCGGCATTGGGAGGAGAATCCGCCGGATCAGATGCCGACATACGCCGCGGGCACCTGGGGGCCGCGAGAGGCGGAGGAGCTGATTGCGAAGGATGGAGTCCGCTGGCGCGAAACCTAG
- a CDS encoding serine hydrolase yields the protein MTRPPSVLIMLLPPSLARPMIRPFSCAFAALSLALASLLPLGASAQDVETPQREYAAVANQLERLIDREMRVQGLPIVAIALVDDQQVVWAKGFGVVDSASHRAAGPQTVFRVGSVSKLFTDVAIMQLVEQGKIDLDAPVSRYLSDFHPHNPFGKPITLRQLMSHRSGLVREPPVGSYFDSTSPPLSATIASLNRTTLIYPPETHTKYSNAAIATVGYVLERVSGAPFARALSKAVLEPLGMTTSGFEPSAALTRELAPATMWTLDGRTFAAPTFQLGIAPAGSMYTTVTDLARFVSALFAGGRGVNGQLLKPETIAQMWTPQFARAGEQSGYGIGFRVGSLDGHRSVGHDGAIYGFATTLQALPDDKLGVVVVATRDGANAAVDQIGEAALRGMLAVRARAGRSSSIVAEGAPATAMDTTGPIAPTRARLLVGRYVPRSGTGREIELTHRGTGLAVLGPAGGGVPELRARGDTLLVDDRVFGRGATYLPNADSATAIRTGNAFADTLVRIDHGMPKDARSGWRGLIGEYGPDYDILYVYERDGRLWALIEWFFPYPLTEVARDTFAFPADGLYDGERIVFTRDRSGRATGAIAAGVHFRRRNIEPKAGTNQLRITPLRPVPELRKEALAATLPAESGEFRPTDLVELVKLDPTIKLEIRYATTNNFLGTQIYDEARAFMQRPAAAALVRAHHVLKSLGYGLLIHDAYRPWYVTKVFWDATPAAKKWLVANPAEGSKHNRGSAVDLTLYDLKTGKPVEMVSTYDESTERAYAEYPGGTSLQRWYRELLRQAMEAQGFTVNPQEWWHFDHEDWRKYRIGNVPFSQIKN from the coding sequence ATGACGCGTCCCCCCTCGGTGCTCATCATGCTTCTCCCGCCGTCGCTCGCCAGGCCGATGATCCGACCCTTCAGCTGCGCCTTCGCCGCGCTTTCGCTCGCTCTCGCTTCGCTTCTCCCGTTAGGCGCCTCTGCGCAGGATGTCGAGACCCCGCAGCGCGAATACGCGGCGGTGGCCAACCAGCTCGAGCGGCTCATCGATCGTGAGATGCGCGTCCAAGGCTTGCCAATCGTCGCCATTGCCTTGGTCGACGATCAACAGGTGGTTTGGGCGAAGGGCTTCGGCGTCGTCGACTCTGCATCGCATCGAGCTGCGGGACCCCAGACAGTGTTTCGCGTCGGCTCGGTCTCGAAGCTGTTTACCGATGTCGCGATCATGCAGCTCGTCGAGCAAGGAAAGATCGATCTCGATGCGCCGGTCTCGAGATACCTGTCCGACTTTCATCCGCACAATCCATTCGGCAAGCCGATCACGCTCCGCCAGTTGATGTCTCACCGCTCGGGTCTCGTTCGCGAGCCTCCGGTCGGGAGCTACTTCGATAGCACATCGCCGCCGCTATCGGCCACGATTGCGAGCCTGAATCGCACGACGCTGATCTACCCGCCGGAGACGCATACCAAGTACTCGAACGCCGCCATCGCCACGGTAGGGTACGTTCTGGAGCGCGTGAGCGGAGCGCCGTTCGCGCGGGCTTTATCGAAAGCGGTGCTCGAACCGTTAGGCATGACGACAAGCGGTTTCGAGCCATCGGCTGCGTTGACCCGCGAGCTCGCACCCGCGACGATGTGGACGCTCGACGGACGGACCTTCGCCGCGCCCACCTTTCAGCTCGGCATCGCGCCCGCGGGAAGCATGTACACTACCGTAACCGACCTCGCGCGCTTCGTCAGCGCGCTCTTCGCCGGCGGCCGCGGTGTGAATGGACAGTTGCTCAAGCCCGAGACCATTGCGCAGATGTGGACTCCACAGTTTGCGCGTGCCGGTGAGCAATCGGGCTATGGCATCGGCTTTCGCGTCGGCTCGCTCGATGGCCATCGGAGCGTTGGCCATGACGGCGCAATCTACGGATTCGCGACGACGCTTCAGGCCCTGCCCGACGACAAGCTCGGTGTCGTCGTCGTGGCGACGCGCGACGGCGCGAATGCGGCCGTCGATCAGATTGGTGAAGCTGCGTTGCGCGGGATGCTCGCCGTGAGGGCGAGAGCAGGTCGTAGCAGCAGCATCGTCGCCGAGGGTGCACCCGCGACCGCGATGGACACGACCGGCCCGATTGCGCCGACCCGAGCGCGTCTGCTCGTCGGTCGTTATGTGCCACGGTCGGGCACCGGGCGCGAGATCGAGCTCACGCATCGCGGCACCGGGCTCGCCGTGCTCGGCCCCGCCGGCGGCGGCGTGCCGGAGCTGCGGGCGCGCGGCGATACGCTGCTCGTCGACGACCGCGTCTTCGGGAGGGGAGCGACTTACTTGCCTAACGCTGATTCGGCGACGGCGATTCGAACGGGAAATGCATTTGCCGATACGCTCGTTCGTATCGACCATGGTATGCCGAAGGACGCTCGCTCTGGTTGGCGCGGACTCATCGGTGAGTATGGCCCTGATTACGACATTCTCTACGTTTACGAACGCGATGGGCGGCTCTGGGCGCTCATCGAGTGGTTTTTCCCGTACCCGCTGACCGAGGTCGCGCGCGATACCTTTGCCTTCCCAGCGGATGGCCTCTATGACGGCGAGCGCATCGTCTTCACACGCGACAGGAGCGGTCGCGCGACCGGGGCGATTGCGGCTGGCGTGCACTTCCGGCGTCGCAACATCGAGCCGAAAGCGGGAACGAACCAGCTGCGCATCACCCCGCTCCGCCCGGTGCCGGAGTTGCGAAAGGAGGCGCTGGCGGCGACGCTCCCCGCCGAGAGCGGTGAGTTTCGACCGACCGATCTCGTCGAACTGGTCAAGCTCGATCCGACGATCAAGCTCGAGATCCGGTACGCGACGACGAACAACTTTCTCGGCACCCAGATCTACGACGAGGCGCGCGCATTCATGCAGCGTCCCGCGGCAGCGGCGCTCGTTCGGGCGCACCACGTTCTCAAGTCGTTAGGCTACGGTTTGCTCATCCACGATGCGTATCGTCCGTGGTACGTGACGAAGGTCTTCTGGGATGCCACGCCGGCCGCAAAGAAGTGGCTCGTCGCCAACCCCGCCGAGGGCTCGAAGCACAATCGCGGGTCGGCCGTCGATCTTACCTTGTATGATCTCAAAACGGGCAAGCCGGTCGAGATGGTGAGCACGTACGACGAGAGCACCGAGCGTGCGTACGCCGAGTATCCGGGCGGGACGTCGCTCCAACGGTGGTACCGCGAACTGCTCCGCCAGGCGATGGAGGCGCAAGGCTTCACCGTGAATCCCCAGGAGTGGTGGCACTTCGATCACGAGGACTGGCGCAAATATCGCATTGGCAATGTGCCGTTCTCGCAAATCAAGAATTGA
- the nadC gene encoding carboxylating nicotinate-nucleotide diphosphorylase, translated as MENPTPMKESQPPRRSVPRTVTPLSVPAIDAVGTLRFPLKQQALDALVRGALDEDGAFDDLTTIATVVSERRARGTLVARENGVVCGVALALDAFRLLDPKVAIRIDVEDGVRVAKGASVLFVNGNARALLSAERVALNFLQRLSGIASLTAEFVAAVAGTEAKILDTRKTTPGWRQLEKYAVRAGGGHNHRMNLSSAVLIKDNHLAALDGDIATAVHRARELAPEVKVEVECDDMEQVERALAAAADVIMLDNMSLDEMRSAVRHVRKRAILEASGGVNLGTVRGIAETGVDWISVGALTHSAPAMDLALDFD; from the coding sequence ATGGAGAATCCCACGCCGATGAAGGAGTCGCAGCCACCGCGTCGTTCCGTTCCTCGTACCGTCACGCCGCTCAGCGTACCAGCGATCGATGCAGTGGGGACATTACGATTTCCGCTGAAGCAGCAAGCACTCGATGCACTCGTTCGCGGCGCTCTCGACGAAGATGGCGCCTTCGACGACCTCACCACGATAGCGACGGTCGTCTCCGAACGTCGCGCGCGAGGCACGCTCGTCGCGCGCGAGAACGGTGTGGTGTGCGGCGTCGCGCTCGCGCTGGACGCCTTTCGCCTCCTCGATCCGAAAGTCGCGATCCGGATCGACGTCGAAGACGGAGTCCGCGTCGCGAAGGGCGCCTCCGTGCTCTTCGTTAACGGGAACGCGCGGGCACTCCTCTCCGCGGAGCGTGTCGCGTTGAATTTCCTGCAACGACTTTCCGGCATCGCGTCGCTCACCGCGGAGTTCGTCGCTGCAGTTGCCGGCACTGAGGCGAAGATCCTCGACACGCGGAAGACGACTCCGGGATGGCGACAGCTCGAGAAGTACGCCGTTCGCGCTGGCGGAGGCCACAATCACCGCATGAATTTGTCGTCGGCCGTGCTGATCAAGGACAACCATCTTGCGGCACTCGACGGCGACATCGCGACCGCAGTCCATCGCGCGCGCGAGCTCGCGCCCGAGGTGAAGGTCGAAGTGGAATGCGACGACATGGAGCAAGTCGAGCGCGCGCTCGCGGCGGCCGCCGACGTCATCATGCTCGACAACATGTCGCTCGATGAGATGCGGTCGGCGGTGCGACACGTACGCAAGCGTGCGATTCTCGAGGCGTCCGGTGGCGTGAACCTCGGCACCGTGCGTGGAATCGCCGAGACAGGCGTTGACTGGATTTCGGTTGGCGCGCTGACGCACTCCGCACCAGCGATGGACTTGGCTTTGGATTTCGACTAG